In Daucus carota subsp. sativus chromosome 4, DH1 v3.0, whole genome shotgun sequence, one DNA window encodes the following:
- the LOC108217160 gene encoding uncharacterized protein LOC108217160, protein MLMSSKPDFSHHNPLYEIKQDDKFFTKLVTKETSMANPSFRSGLSVAVPFVWETQPGTPRHKLFPDPDSLPPTLTPPPSYYSTPTPNHEKYHDSKKKSKSKLLNFLLLRIIHFKKGAQVTMSPTSPFSFSTSHSSSSSLSSSSRSGNSSVPTKIGRGRRRLLSMGSLLDDDDFQVSAPRSSSKSVLCFRS, encoded by the coding sequence ATGTTAATGTCAAGCAAGCCAGATTTCTCCCATCATAACCCCCTCTATGAAATCAAACAAGATGACAAGTTCTTCACCAAGCTTGTCACCAAAGAAACCTCCATGGCCAACCCTTCTTTCAGATCAGGCCTCTCTGTTGCTGTCCCTTTTGTGTGGGAAACTCAGCCTGGAACTCCCAGACACAAGCTCTTTCCAGACCCTGATTCTCTTCCTCCTACTCTAACTCCCCCTCCTTCTTACTACTCCACTCCTACTCCGAATCACGAAAAATACCATGATTCGAAAAAAAAATCTAAGTCCAAACTCCTCAACTTTTTGTTACTCAGGATAATTCATTTCAAGAAAGGTGCTCAGGTCACAATGTCACCTACTTCTCCTTTCTCATTTTCAACGTCCCATTCATCGTCGTCATCATTGTCGTCCTCTTCAAGGTCAGGAAATTCATCCGTGCCAACGAAGATTGGGCGTGGACGGAGGAGGCTACTCAGCATGGGATCACTACtagatgatgatgattttcagGTTTCTGCACCAAGGTCTTCTTCCAAATCAGTCTTGTGTTTCAGATCATGA
- the LOC108215821 gene encoding WEB family protein At2g38370-like, with the protein MAEHHQVDNRSWGDILDSGPGPGPGPGPGRVSGMELNGRAQIDTSAPFESVKEAVSRFGGVGYWKPNSRITSFTPPKSHDVGTIDIMKVEEQAVQLEKDLVIKEKETFNILKELESTKLLVEKLRLKIQNETSDTNAAVDSSVDDEKVYHVVKTEEKESQENFLSDNQHIVGGLNLCPSSKPGLILMELKQAKLNLTRTTSDILDIQSTVESYSKKIEKERNSLEKARQRLCSNSSKISSLEEELNQTKQKLHLVRIAEINCNSDNNVFDISREVHRLDSETEHYKQIGEAAKSEVSKAISEIGQTKDRIKTAEIRLIAATKMKEAARASEAVALAEVKALLKSEELAGSDEQNPENVSLSYEEYSSLISRAREAEDICKQKEMDALLLLDQATESESVIIKRVEEATEEAKTSKRVLEEALNRVEAANRGKLAVEEALRKWRSEHGQKRRSSQNSTKFKNSSYRRDSRLLDVNGQNMQNDDLKPVLRQTLSIGQILSRKLLLTEEFENGAQAEYMTGTPKTSLGQMISKTIEDDKKLALKSEGGGGTNKQVAAKKKKFGFARISLLTTKQSKKNKKQTSGGRVPMCR; encoded by the exons ATGGCAGAACACCATCAAGTTGATAATAGAAGCTGGGGTGACATTCTTGATTCGGGTCCGGGTCCGGGTCCGGGTCCGGGTCCGGGTCGGGTTTCGGGTATGGAGCTTAATGGCAGAGCCCAGATTGATACTTCTGCTCCATTTGAGTCAGTGAAGGAAGCTGTGAGTAGATTTGGTGGAGTTGGTTACTGGAAACCCAATTCTCGTATTACCAGCTTTACCCCTCCTAAG TCACATGATGTAGGCACAATTGACATTATGAAAGTGGAGGAGCAAGCTGTGCAGTTGGAAAAAGATCTAGTAATTAAAGAAAAGGAAACCTTCAATATTCTGAAAGAACTCGAAAGCACTAAATTACTTGTGGAGAAATTGAGACTGAAGATTCAGAACGAAACCTCTGACACCAATGCAGCAGTTGATTCCAGTGTGGATGATGAGAAAGTGTATCATGTCGTGAAAACTGAAGAGAAGGAAAGCCAAGAAAACTTTTTAAGTGACAATCAACATATTGTGGGAGGCTTGAACCTCTGCCCCTCCTCAAAACCCGGTTTAATATTAATGGAGTTGAAACAGGCCAAGCTAAACCTAACCAGGACTACAAGTGATATTCTTGACATCCAATCTACAGTTGAATCTTACAGCAAGAAAATAGAGAAGGAAAGAAACTCACTTGAGAAGGCTCGACAAAGGTTATGTTCAAACTCATCCAAAATTTCATCGCTTGAAGAGGAGCTGAACCAAACGAAACAAAAGTTACACCTCGTTAGGATTGCTGAAATCAATTGCAATTCTGATAATAATGTGTTTGATATTTCGAGGGAAGTTCACCGCTTGGATTCTGAAACGGAGCATTATAAGCAAATTGGTGAAGCAGCAAAATCAGAAGTTTCAAAAGCAATATCTGAGATTGGACAGACAAAGGACAGGATAAAAACTGCTGAGATCAGATTGATTGCAGCCACAAAAATGAAGGAAGCAGCTAGGGCCAGCGAGGCTGTTGCTCTTGCTGAGGTGAAGGCCCTATTAAAAAGTGAAGAACTGGCTGGATCTGATGAGCAAAATCCTGAGAATGTAAGTCTATCATATGAGGAATACTCTTCTCTTATCTCCAGAGCTCGGGAAGCTGAGGATATATGTAAACAGAAAGAGATGGATGCTTTGCTTCTACTCGATCAAGCTACTGAATCAGAGAGTGTAATCATAAAGAGGGTAGAGGAGGCTACAGAAGAAGCAAAAACCAGCAAGAGGGTCTTGGAAGAAGCTCTAAACAGAGTAGAGGCTGCAAATAGAGGGAAATTAGCCGTTGAAGAAGCTCTGAGGAAGTGGAGATCTGAGCATGGTCAGAAAAGACGATCTTCACAGAATTCCACCAAGTTTAAGAATTCTTCCTATCGAAGAGATTCTCGATTGCTTGATGTGAATGGGCAGAATATGCAGAATGATGACTTAAAGCCGGTGCTAAGACAAACCCTGTCAATAGGGCAAATACTGAGCCGAAAGCTCCTTCTCACCGAAGAGTTTGAAAATGGCGCGCAGGCAGAGTATATGACAGGCACTCCAAAGACTTCATTGGGCCAAATGATCAGTAAAACTATCGAGGATGATAAAAAACTAGCTTTAAAGAGTGAGGGAGGAGGTGGCACCAACAAGCAAGTAGCCGCAAAGAAAAAGAAGTTTGGGTTTGCTCGGATTTCACTCTTGACGACCAAGCAGAGTAAGAAGAACAAGAAACAAACTTCGGGTGGGAGGGTTCCAATGTGCAGATGA
- the LOC108216098 gene encoding uncharacterized protein LOC108216098 translates to MGNRIWLVILFVLGASWASDSRKLETSSILNGATAQISSHPVLQVIQDSEKDVQKVGKKENVCTLCEEFAAQALSYLNANKTQNEIKDILHESCSKLQSFEEECLILVDYYAPLFFLEISSIQPTDFCQKVNLCEQVALNSQQASKNSCELCHYAIAEALLKLKDPDMELDIIEALVKACQSVKGYETKCKQMVFEYGPLILINAEKWLESYDVCTILHACDDTTKSDMQQAFTAE, encoded by the exons ATGGGCAATAGAATTTGGCTTGTAATTCTCTTTGTACTGGGAGCTAGCTGGGCTAGTGATTCTAGAAAATTGGAGACCAGTAGTATCTTAAATGGGGCGACGGCTCAAATATCTTCTCATCCAG TTTTGCAGGTAATCCAAGACTCTGAAAAGGATGTTCAAAAAGTAGGCAAAAAAGAGAATGTTTGCACACTGTGTGAAGAATTTGCTGCCCAGGCACTGAGTTACCTGAATGCGAACAAAACGCAGAATGAGATCAAAGACATTCTTCACGAATCCTGCTCCAAGTTGCAATCTTTTGAGGAAGAG TGTCTCATATTGGTGGATTACTATGCTCCTCTTTTCTTTTTGGAGATATCCTCCATTCAGCCCACAGACTTCTGTCAAAAGGTCAATCTCTGCGAACAAGTGGCTCTCAATTCTCAGCAAGCTAGTAAAAATAGTTGCGAGTTGTGTCACTATGCCATTGCAGAAGCTTTGCTGAAACTGAAAGATCCTGACATGGAG TTGGATATAATTGAAGCCCTCGTGAAGGCATGTCAATCTGTAAAGGGATACGAAACGAAG TGTAAGCAAATGGTATTCGAATACGGGCCTCTAATCCTTATAAACGCAGAAAAATGGCTAGAATCATATGATGTTTGCACCATTCTCCATGCCTGTGACGATACAACTAAATCAGATATGCAGCAAGCATTTACAGCAGAATGA